From Thalassococcus sp. S3, one genomic window encodes:
- a CDS encoding RNA polymerase sigma factor — protein sequence MFRRAVAMDETSDEDLLARYATGDAVAAQELTRRHAPRAFAVAFRMLADRAEAEDVAQEALLRLWKIAPDWRRGEAQVSTWLYRVTFNLSADVLRKRKRVGVALDDAPEPVDEAKPPAERMLDHARAAALQEALGTLPDRQRQAVVLRHIEGLGNPEIAQVMDISVEAVESLTARGKRALAAVLKGRRAELGYQDG from the coding sequence ATGTTTCGCCGAGCGGTTGCAATGGACGAGACCTCGGACGAGGACTTGCTGGCACGATATGCCACGGGCGATGCCGTGGCAGCCCAGGAACTGACCCGACGGCACGCGCCGCGCGCGTTTGCCGTCGCGTTTCGAATGCTTGCGGATCGGGCGGAAGCGGAGGATGTGGCACAGGAAGCGCTGCTGAGGCTGTGGAAGATCGCACCGGATTGGCGCCGGGGAGAAGCACAGGTGAGCACATGGCTCTATCGTGTCACGTTTAATCTGAGCGCCGATGTGCTACGCAAGAGAAAGCGGGTTGGTGTTGCGCTGGACGACGCGCCCGAGCCCGTGGATGAGGCAAAACCACCCGCGGAACGGATGCTGGACCACGCCCGTGCCGCAGCGCTGCAAGAGGCGCTTGGGACCTTGCCGGACCGGCAGCGTCAGGCGGTGGTCCTGCGCCACATCGAAGGGTTGGGGAACCCTGAGATCGCACAGGTCATGGACATAAGTGTCGAGGCGGTCGAAAGTCTGACCGCGCGCGGCAAACGCGCATTGGCGGCTGTCTTGAAAGGGCGGCGTGCAGAATTGGGGTATCAGGATGGCTGA
- a CDS encoding NUDIX hydrolase, with product MSIDKSAIRNASTVIVLRDRGSTPAILMGQRGAKAAFMPNKFVFPGGAVDAADRAVPLAAPLPQPCFTRLDDDAEAGLQTALAAAAIRELWEETGLILGRPGTWSGTVPADWQSFAATGHVPAAAPLQFVFRALTPPGRPRRFDARFFLVDAEEIQGDLDDFTHASDELSHLQWIPLTEARRFDLPFITEVVLAEVAGRLSDPNPPASVPYFKNNDEASLFLRLRGHPMPEAD from the coding sequence ATGAGCATCGACAAATCCGCGATCCGCAACGCATCCACCGTGATCGTCCTGCGCGACCGGGGCAGCACGCCGGCCATCCTGATGGGCCAGCGCGGGGCCAAGGCGGCCTTCATGCCCAACAAGTTTGTCTTTCCCGGCGGCGCCGTCGATGCCGCCGACCGCGCCGTTCCGCTGGCCGCCCCCCTGCCACAACCCTGCTTTACGCGTCTGGACGACGATGCCGAGGCGGGTCTTCAGACCGCGCTTGCCGCCGCCGCCATCCGTGAATTGTGGGAAGAGACGGGCCTCATCCTCGGTCGCCCTGGCACATGGTCGGGCACGGTGCCCGCCGACTGGCAGAGCTTCGCGGCCACGGGCCATGTGCCCGCTGCGGCCCCTCTGCAATTCGTCTTTCGCGCCCTCACCCCGCCGGGCCGTCCGCGCCGCTTCGATGCCCGTTTCTTCCTGGTGGATGCCGAAGAGATCCAGGGCGATCTCGACGACTTCACGCACGCCTCCGACGAGCTGTCGCACCTGCAATGGATCCCCCTCACCGAGGCGCGCCGCTTCGATCTGCCCTTCATAACCGAGGTTGTTTTGGCGGAAGTCGCGGGCCGCCTGAGCGATCCCAATCCGCCCGCCAGCGTGCCCTATTTCAAGAACAACGACGAGGCGAGCCTCTTTCTGCGCCTGCGCGGCCACCCCATGCCAGAAGCGGATTGA
- a CDS encoding YceI family protein, producing the protein MLTRRLFLAGLTAFPALAQAAPTRYRLDPQASTVGFTYILNGVAQRGTMPVSRADLLIDPDNLASAQVDVSVSVAQAWTALFFATDALKGASVLDAANHPEVRFVSTSIRLAQDGRLSGGATVTGRVTVRGVTRPLTLQADLFRLPGSAPDDLRALTIRLRGALSRSAFGASGFPNLVADTVTLDINAAIRAV; encoded by the coding sequence ATGCTGACACGACGCCTATTTCTTGCCGGTCTCACCGCATTTCCCGCTTTGGCACAGGCCGCTCCCACCCGCTATCGGCTCGACCCTCAGGCGTCCACGGTGGGCTTTACCTATATCCTGAACGGCGTAGCGCAGCGCGGTACGATGCCCGTCAGCCGGGCCGATCTGCTGATCGACCCCGACAATCTCGCCTCTGCCCAGGTCGATGTCAGCGTCAGCGTCGCGCAGGCCTGGACCGCGCTTTTCTTCGCAACCGACGCGCTCAAGGGCGCCTCTGTCCTCGACGCGGCCAACCATCCCGAGGTGCGCTTTGTCTCCACCAGCATCCGGCTGGCCCAGGACGGGCGGCTCTCGGGCGGCGCGACCGTCACGGGCCGCGTGACCGTGCGCGGTGTGACACGGCCTCTCACTTTGCAAGCCGATCTTTTCCGCCTTCCCGGCAGCGCGCCCGACGATCTGCGCGCGCTGACCATCCGCCTGCGCGGCGCCCTCAGCCGCAGCGCCTTTGGCGCGTCCGGATTTCCCAATCTGGTCGCCGACACCGTCACCCTCGACATCAACGCCGCGATCCGCGCTGTCTGA
- a CDS encoding DUF983 domain-containing protein — protein sequence MTADQVTAISEKSDTSDTRPLWPALRKGWRRRCPNCGNGPLLKSYLKVADNCSVCREDFTPQKADDGPAYLTILIVGHLMAPLLHVAFVKWRPDPLTLFTIFAVGCVALSLYLLPRLKGVVVAFQWARQMHGFGKPT from the coding sequence ATGACAGCAGATCAAGTGACGGCGATATCCGAAAAATCCGACACGTCCGACACAAGGCCCCTCTGGCCCGCGCTGCGGAAGGGATGGCGTCGGCGCTGCCCCAATTGCGGCAATGGCCCGCTTCTGAAAAGCTATCTGAAGGTTGCCGACAACTGCTCGGTCTGTCGTGAGGATTTCACCCCGCAAAAGGCCGATGACGGCCCGGCCTATCTGACGATCCTGATCGTCGGTCACCTGATGGCGCCGCTGCTTCACGTGGCCTTTGTCAAATGGCGCCCCGACCCGCTGACCCTCTTTACGATCTTTGCGGTTGGCTGTGTCGCGCTCTCGCTTTACCTTTTGCCCAGACTGAAAGGGGTCGTCGTCGCCTTCCAATGGGCGCGCCAGATGCACGGGTTCGGCAAACCGACCTGA
- a CDS encoding GlxA family transcriptional regulator: MKSEKTIRVALLVLDACNTLTFASAVDPMRAANRLSAHPVFDWQYLTAVGAPATLTSGIVVPGRAITSFTSCDLCLVLAGFDLDRHATPALLASLRRIAANGAAMGGIDGGPWILARAGLLDGHAATTHWEDLDRFAATFPDIDTVPDRYRIDDARLTSGGAMPAIDMMLDLIARRISPDLAAKVAAVFIHDTPSAPARPQSRSGDARHSPLTARAAKIMEQAIETPIKIPQLCARLGVGPRLLEQQFRARLGTTPHAHYLALRLAEAHRQVLQTDRPLFDIALATGFGSQASFARAFRAAFGTSARALRKAQ, from the coding sequence ATGAAATCCGAAAAAACCATCCGTGTTGCCCTGTTGGTTCTCGACGCCTGCAACACGCTCACCTTCGCCTCTGCCGTGGACCCGATGCGGGCCGCCAACCGGCTCTCTGCGCATCCCGTTTTCGATTGGCAATATCTCACCGCTGTCGGAGCACCCGCCACACTAACAAGCGGAATTGTCGTTCCAGGCAGGGCTATTACCAGTTTTACTTCATGTGATCTCTGCCTTGTGCTTGCCGGGTTCGATCTCGACCGTCACGCTACGCCCGCCTTGCTGGCCAGCCTGCGCCGGATCGCTGCCAACGGGGCCGCGATGGGGGGCATCGACGGCGGCCCCTGGATCCTGGCGCGCGCCGGGCTGCTCGACGGTCATGCCGCGACCACCCATTGGGAAGATCTCGACCGCTTTGCCGCCACCTTCCCCGATATCGACACCGTGCCCGACCGCTACCGCATCGACGATGCGCGGCTCACCTCTGGCGGGGCGATGCCCGCCATCGACATGATGCTCGACCTCATCGCGCGCCGGATCAGTCCCGATCTCGCCGCCAAGGTGGCCGCTGTCTTCATTCACGACACCCCCTCCGCTCCGGCCCGCCCGCAAAGCCGCAGCGGCGATGCACGTCATTCGCCCCTCACCGCGCGTGCCGCGAAGATCATGGAGCAAGCGATTGAAACCCCGATTAAAATCCCGCAGCTCTGCGCACGCCTCGGCGTTGGCCCGCGCCTTTTGGAACAACAGTTCCGCGCCCGTCTGGGCACCACACCGCACGCCCATTACCTGGCCCTGCGGCTGGCCGAGGCGCACCGTCAGGTCCTCCAGACCGACCGCCCGCTCTTTGACATCGCCTTGGCCACCGGCTTTGGCTCTCAGGCCAGCTTCGCGCGAGCTTTCCGCGCGGCGTTCGGCACGTCCGCGCGGGCGCTGCGCAAGGCTCAGTAA
- a CDS encoding periplasmic heavy metal sensor, which translates to MSATKRPGRWLRVLLIVSLGANLLFMGAIAGAWARFGGPPEMTPGPPHSGVVFYRELPPETRREMRQSLKRVFAAIRGAGIAEAEEIGAAIRSEPFDAERLGAILDEQAHQIFDAQFDIKDVWLEKVREMSTAERAAYADRVETALKERGKRPPKPPRGD; encoded by the coding sequence ATGAGTGCAACCAAAAGGCCGGGGCGCTGGCTGCGCGTTTTGCTGATCGTCTCGCTTGGGGCCAATCTTTTGTTCATGGGGGCAATCGCCGGAGCCTGGGCCAGGTTTGGGGGCCCACCGGAGATGACCCCGGGACCGCCGCATAGCGGTGTGGTGTTCTACCGGGAATTGCCGCCGGAGACCCGGAGGGAGATGCGCCAGTCGCTGAAACGCGTTTTCGCCGCGATCCGCGGCGCGGGTATCGCGGAGGCCGAAGAGATCGGCGCGGCGATCCGGTCGGAGCCTTTCGATGCCGAACGACTGGGGGCGATCCTCGACGAGCAGGCGCATCAGATCTTCGATGCGCAATTCGACATCAAGGATGTCTGGCTGGAGAAGGTCAGAGAGATGTCGACGGCGGAGCGCGCAGCCTATGCCGATCGCGTTGAGACGGCGCTGAAGGAACGCGGCAAGCGCCCCCCGAAGCCACCGCGCGGAGACTGA
- a CDS encoding EF-hand domain-containing protein, producing the protein MKRAILMSCLIAGGLSLGAGIALAKGPAGGPGLEPIQFEQLDTDQSGEITREEMQNVARLRFEAADANGDGMLSLEELQAQARTRADERASRMMDRMDANSDGQLAMEEMRPPRGEGRMFGRIDADGSGGISQEEFATAQERMRDRDQKRRAN; encoded by the coding sequence ATGAAACGAGCAATTCTGATGTCGTGCCTGATCGCGGGCGGTCTGAGTCTGGGTGCCGGTATCGCGCTGGCCAAGGGGCCTGCGGGCGGGCCAGGGCTGGAACCGATCCAGTTCGAGCAGTTGGACACCGATCAAAGCGGCGAGATCACGCGCGAGGAAATGCAGAATGTCGCCCGGCTGCGCTTTGAGGCGGCGGACGCAAACGGCGACGGGATGCTGTCGCTTGAGGAACTGCAGGCTCAGGCGCGCACGCGGGCGGATGAGCGGGCGTCGCGCATGATGGACCGCATGGACGCGAATTCCGACGGCCAGCTGGCCATGGAAGAGATGCGCCCGCCGCGTGGCGAGGGGCGCATGTTCGGTCGCATTGATGCCGACGGCAGCGGCGGTATCTCACAGGAGGAATTCGCCACCGCCCAGGAGCGGATGCGCGACCGCGATCAGAAACGCCGCGCCAACTAA
- a CDS encoding DMT family transporter, which translates to MSLWIPVTLAAAVFQTIRFMLQKHLSTAQLSAAGATFARFAYAAPLVLVSLAVYLGATGQALPPLPPAFWAYAAVGGVAQVVATFCVVLLFKQRNFAVGITFKKTEVILAVLVGIVVLGEGVSLAGFGAILLGLAGVLLLSKTPAVSQSWWRDLTNRATGLGLASGLFFAVSGVTYRGATLQLALEDPVARAGVTLAVVVCWQVLIMSVWLALREPGEITAVWRARRVAVWMGAMSMGGSLCWFIAFALQTAAYVKALGQVELILSLMASVFVFREKITPREVAGMGLLGASIVGLVLVL; encoded by the coding sequence ATGAGCCTCTGGATCCCGGTCACGCTGGCGGCGGCGGTCTTTCAGACCATCCGCTTTATGCTGCAAAAACACCTGAGCACCGCGCAGCTGAGTGCTGCGGGCGCGACATTCGCGCGGTTCGCCTATGCGGCGCCGTTAGTGCTGGTGTCCCTGGCGGTCTACCTTGGCGCGACGGGGCAGGCGCTGCCCCCGCTGCCGCCGGCTTTCTGGGCTTATGCGGCGGTGGGCGGTGTGGCACAGGTGGTGGCGACGTTCTGCGTGGTGCTTTTGTTCAAGCAGCGCAACTTTGCGGTGGGGATCACGTTCAAGAAGACCGAGGTGATCCTGGCCGTGCTGGTGGGGATTGTGGTCCTGGGCGAAGGCGTGAGCCTGGCGGGCTTCGGAGCGATCCTGCTGGGGCTGGCGGGGGTGCTTTTGCTGTCGAAGACACCGGCGGTCAGCCAAAGCTGGTGGCGCGACCTGACGAACCGGGCGACGGGCCTGGGCCTCGCCTCTGGGCTCTTTTTCGCGGTGTCGGGGGTGACCTACCGGGGGGCAACGCTGCAATTGGCGCTGGAGGATCCGGTGGCAAGGGCCGGTGTGACGCTGGCTGTCGTCGTGTGCTGGCAGGTTCTGATCATGAGCGTGTGGCTGGCCCTGAGGGAGCCCGGAGAGATCACGGCGGTCTGGCGCGCAAGGCGGGTGGCGGTATGGATGGGCGCGATGAGCATGGGCGGGTCGCTCTGCTGGTTCATCGCCTTTGCCTTGCAGACGGCGGCTTATGTGAAGGCGTTGGGGCAGGTCGAACTGATCCTGAGCCTGATGGCCTCGGTCTTTGTCTTCCGGGAGAAGATCACGCCACGGGAAGTGGCGGGAATGGGATTGCTGGGCGCGAGCATCGTGGGGCTGGTGCTGGTTCTCTAG
- a CDS encoding helix-turn-helix domain-containing protein: protein MLDKIDKRVRAERFTQRLSRAMQEAHLNQSALARAVGVDRSTISQLLKGTDARLPNAHVVGACAQALGVSADWLLSLSDRPESAADLMSNALTLTEAPRALVDERIYEWHREAAGYKIRHVPAALPDMLKTRAMLEWEYSPHLGRTARQAINASEDRLNWMRSTQSDYEICMPLYELDCFAHGTGYYEGLPLQTRLDQIDRFLTLADQLYPRLRIYLFDAQRLYSAPVTIFGPLLCVFYAGGHYLAFRDRDRIETFTTHFDTLVREARFTARDLPDHLHAYRTALTDPSVSEPPLA, encoded by the coding sequence ATGCTGGATAAAATCGACAAACGTGTTCGCGCGGAACGATTCACGCAACGTTTAAGCCGCGCCATGCAAGAGGCGCATTTGAACCAATCGGCCCTCGCGCGCGCCGTTGGTGTCGACCGCTCAACCATCTCGCAATTGCTCAAGGGAACCGATGCGCGGCTGCCGAACGCGCATGTGGTGGGCGCCTGTGCGCAGGCGCTGGGCGTATCGGCGGACTGGCTGCTGTCGCTCTCCGACCGGCCCGAAAGTGCGGCCGACCTCATGTCAAACGCCCTCACCCTGACCGAGGCGCCCCGCGCCCTGGTCGACGAGCGGATCTATGAATGGCATCGCGAGGCCGCAGGCTACAAGATCCGCCATGTCCCCGCCGCCCTTCCCGATATGCTCAAGACCCGGGCCATGCTCGAATGGGAATACAGCCCCCATCTCGGCCGGACCGCGCGCCAGGCGATCAACGCGTCCGAGGATCGGCTGAACTGGATGCGTTCGACCCAATCCGATTACGAAATCTGCATGCCACTCTATGAGCTCGACTGCTTCGCCCACGGCACCGGCTATTACGAGGGGCTGCCCCTGCAGACCCGCCTCGACCAGATCGACCGCTTCCTGACCTTGGCCGATCAACTCTATCCCCGCCTGCGCATCTATCTCTTCGATGCCCAGCGGCTCTATTCCGCGCCGGTGACGATCTTCGGCCCTCTGCTCTGCGTGTTCTATGCCGGTGGACATTATCTCGCCTTCCGAGATCGCGACCGGATCGAAACCTTCACCACCCATTTCGACACGCTCGTGCGCGAGGCGCGCTTCACCGCGCGCGACCTGCCCGACCACCTGCACGCCTACCGCACCGCACTGACAGACCCTTCTGTTTCGGAGCCGCCCCTCGCTTGA
- a CDS encoding 3-keto-5-aminohexanoate cleavage protein, producing MPLAMNREVFITCAVTGSGSTQDRSPHVPRSPKQIADSAIAAAKAGAAVVHCHVRDPETGVPSRDLRLYREVTDRIREAEVDVVLNLTAGMGGDIVFGGTETPLPTVEGTDMVGASERVAHVAECLPEICTLDCGTMNFAEADYVMTNTPGMLQAMARMMTDLGVKPEIEAFDTGHLWYAKQLVEDGVLDAPALVQLCMGVPWGAPDDLNTFMAMVNNVPKDWTFSAFSLGRNQMAYVAAAVLAGGHVRVGLEDNLWLEKGVLAENWQLVERAAGIIERMGARVIGPAEVREKLGLVKRAPVA from the coding sequence ATGCCGCTTGCGATGAACAGAGAGGTTTTTATCACCTGCGCGGTGACCGGTTCGGGCAGTACGCAGGACCGCAGCCCGCACGTGCCGCGCTCGCCCAAGCAGATCGCCGACAGCGCCATCGCGGCGGCCAAGGCGGGGGCGGCCGTGGTGCATTGCCATGTGCGGGACCCGGAGACGGGCGTGCCGTCACGCGACCTGAGGCTCTACCGCGAGGTGACCGACCGTATCCGAGAGGCGGAGGTCGACGTCGTGCTGAACCTGACAGCGGGCATGGGGGGTGACATCGTCTTTGGGGGAACGGAAACGCCACTGCCGACGGTGGAGGGCACGGACATGGTGGGTGCCAGCGAAAGGGTGGCCCATGTGGCGGAGTGCCTGCCGGAGATCTGCACGCTCGATTGCGGAACGATGAACTTTGCCGAAGCGGACTACGTGATGACGAACACGCCCGGAATGCTGCAGGCGATGGCGCGGATGATGACGGATCTGGGCGTGAAGCCAGAGATCGAAGCGTTCGATACCGGGCATCTGTGGTATGCCAAGCAATTGGTCGAGGACGGCGTTCTAGACGCGCCCGCGCTGGTGCAGCTTTGCATGGGGGTGCCCTGGGGCGCGCCGGACGATCTGAATACGTTCATGGCAATGGTGAACAACGTGCCGAAGGACTGGACGTTTTCGGCCTTTTCGTTGGGGCGCAACCAGATGGCCTATGTCGCGGCGGCGGTGCTGGCGGGTGGACATGTGCGCGTGGGGTTGGAGGACAACCTGTGGCTCGAAAAGGGCGTGCTGGCAGAGAACTGGCAGCTTGTGGAGCGGGCCGCAGGGATCATCGAGCGGATGGGCGCAAGGGTGATCGGTCCGGCGGAGGTCCGGGAGAAGCTGGGTTTGGTAAAGCGCGCGCCGGTGGCGTAG
- a CDS encoding fatty acid desaturase, with translation MTTRASAAANDRAMRIEWVTLGLITATYAGWAGALWLLPVWLAVPALIGLIALHASLTHEVLHGHPFRSKWGNEALMQLPLNLAIPYERFRDLHLAHHRNENLTDPYDDPETNYLDPAVWAAMPRWKQRLFALNNTLMGRILLGPAIGQAVFMADEWRLIRSGDHAVIRAWALHLAGAAVVLALVGAAGMPIWSYLIAAYGGLGLLRIRTFLEHQAHEKVRGRTVIIEDRGPLAFLFLNNNLHVVHHMHPKVAWYRLPTLYRANKDRYLARNDGYFFASYAEVFRRYLWRAKDPVPHPIWRPRAR, from the coding sequence ATGACGACACGCGCAAGCGCGGCGGCGAACGATCGCGCGATGAGGATCGAATGGGTGACATTGGGATTGATCACGGCGACCTACGCCGGATGGGCAGGGGCCCTGTGGCTGTTACCGGTCTGGCTGGCGGTCCCGGCTCTGATCGGGCTGATTGCACTGCACGCATCGCTGACCCACGAAGTGCTGCACGGGCATCCGTTTCGCAGCAAATGGGGCAACGAGGCGCTGATGCAATTGCCGCTGAACCTGGCCATCCCCTATGAGCGGTTTCGCGATCTGCACCTGGCGCATCACCGCAACGAGAACCTGACCGATCCCTACGACGATCCGGAAACGAACTATCTGGACCCGGCGGTTTGGGCGGCGATGCCACGCTGGAAGCAACGGTTGTTTGCGCTGAACAACACCCTCATGGGGCGGATCCTGTTGGGTCCGGCCATCGGGCAGGCGGTGTTCATGGCCGATGAATGGCGTCTGATCCGTTCCGGGGACCATGCGGTGATCCGCGCCTGGGCGCTGCATCTGGCGGGGGCTGCGGTGGTTCTGGCGCTGGTCGGGGCGGCGGGGATGCCGATCTGGTCGTATCTGATCGCGGCCTATGGCGGGCTGGGTCTGTTGCGCATCCGGACCTTTCTGGAGCATCAGGCCCACGAGAAGGTGCGCGGGCGCACGGTGATCATCGAGGATCGCGGGCCTTTGGCGTTTCTCTTTCTGAACAACAACTTGCACGTGGTGCATCACATGCACCCCAAGGTGGCGTGGTACCGCCTGCCCACGCTCTACCGGGCCAACAAGGACCGGTATCTGGCGCGCAATGACGGGTATTTCTTTGCCTCCTACGCGGAGGTGTTTCGCCGCTATCTTTGGCGGGCCAAGGACCCGGTGCCGCATCCGATCTGGCGCCCCCGCGCACGCTGA
- a CDS encoding carnitine 3-dehydrogenase encodes MKAAAIIGGGVIGGGWAARFLLNGWNVRVFDPDPEAERKIAEVLENARRSLPGLSEVALPDEGTLSFHDRVAEAVDGAAWVQESVPERLEIKHRVLAEIQQACASEAVVGSSTSGFKPSELQAGAARPEQIMVTHPFNPVYLLPLVELVTTEANGAGRVAEARGILTGLGMYPLHLKREIEAHVADRFLEAVWREALWLVKDGVATTEEIDEAIRMGFGLRWAQMGLFETYRVAGGEAGMRHFMAQFGPALKWPWTKLMDVPEFDDALVDLIAGQSDAQSGHLSIRELERARDNNLVAMMRALKGQDWGAGAVLNAQDRRLAGERSLDAAGDLAQPIVTLDRAVPLDWTDYNGHMTEARYLDAFAQATDRFMELIGCDKAYIAKGGSYFTAETHIRHLDEVHAGARIEVRTQMLLGEGKKLHLFHEMREGERVLATGEHFLLHVSLETRRPSAPSFEIEAAMARIAKAQAGLAYPEGAGRAIRAPG; translated from the coding sequence ATGAAGGCAGCGGCAATCATTGGAGGCGGTGTGATCGGCGGCGGCTGGGCGGCGCGGTTTCTGCTGAACGGCTGGAACGTGAGGGTCTTCGATCCCGATCCGGAGGCGGAGCGCAAGATCGCGGAGGTGCTGGAGAATGCACGCCGATCCCTGCCGGGATTGAGCGAGGTGGCGTTGCCGGACGAGGGGACCTTGAGTTTTCACGATCGCGTGGCGGAGGCCGTGGACGGCGCGGCATGGGTGCAGGAGAGTGTGCCGGAGCGGCTGGAGATCAAGCACCGGGTGCTGGCGGAGATCCAACAGGCTTGTGCGTCGGAGGCGGTGGTGGGCTCATCGACCTCGGGCTTCAAGCCGAGTGAGTTGCAAGCGGGGGCCGCGCGGCCGGAACAGATCATGGTCACGCATCCCTTCAACCCGGTCTATCTGCTGCCGCTGGTGGAGCTGGTGACGACGGAGGCGAACGGTGCGGGCCGCGTGGCAGAGGCCCGCGGGATCCTGACGGGGCTGGGGATGTATCCGCTGCATCTGAAACGCGAGATCGAAGCCCATGTGGCGGACCGGTTTCTGGAGGCGGTCTGGAGAGAGGCGCTTTGGCTGGTCAAGGACGGGGTCGCAACGACCGAGGAGATCGACGAGGCGATCCGCATGGGGTTCGGGCTGCGCTGGGCGCAGATGGGGCTTTTCGAGACCTACCGCGTGGCGGGCGGCGAGGCGGGGATGCGGCATTTCATGGCGCAGTTCGGCCCGGCGCTGAAATGGCCCTGGACGAAGCTGATGGATGTGCCGGAGTTTGACGACGCGCTGGTCGATCTGATCGCGGGGCAGTCGGATGCGCAATCGGGGCATCTGTCGATCCGGGAGCTTGAGCGGGCGCGCGACAACAATCTGGTTGCCATGATGCGCGCGCTGAAGGGGCAGGATTGGGGCGCGGGCGCGGTGCTGAATGCACAGGACCGGCGCCTTGCGGGGGAGAGGTCGCTGGATGCCGCCGGAGATCTGGCCCAGCCCATCGTGACGCTGGACCGGGCCGTGCCGCTCGACTGGACGGATTACAATGGACATATGACGGAGGCGCGGTATCTGGACGCCTTTGCCCAGGCGACGGACCGGTTCATGGAACTGATCGGCTGTGACAAGGCCTATATCGCGAAGGGCGGCAGCTATTTTACGGCAGAGACGCATATCCGGCATCTGGATGAGGTCCATGCAGGCGCACGCATCGAGGTGCGCACGCAGATGTTGTTGGGAGAGGGCAAGAAGCTGCATCTCTTTCACGAAATGCGGGAGGGGGAGCGCGTTCTGGCAACGGGGGAGCATTTCCTGCTGCATGTGAGCCTGGAAACGCGGCGCCCCTCTGCGCCGTCCTTTGAGATCGAAGCGGCGATGGCCCGGATTGCCAAAGCGCAAGCGGGTCTGGCCTATCCCGAAGGCGCCGGACGGGCGATCCGCGCGCCCGGGTGA
- a CDS encoding aldo/keto reductase, producing the protein MKMNPLGRTGLMVSELCLGSMTWGTQNSEAEGHAQIDRSLEAGINFIDTAEMYPVNPISAETVGRTEEIIGTWHAKSGRRGAYILATKHSGEGMKHVRDGTPISAKTIPQTVEGSLKRLQTDYIDLYQFHWPNRGSYMFRKNWTYDPSDQNPAEVLDNMAECLQALQREVDRGTIRHFGLSNESAWGTAQWLRIAEANDWPRVASIQNEYSLLCRHYDTDLAELSAHEDVGLLSFSPLATGLLTGKYQDGAVPDGSRMSLNEELGGRITPRVFPAVDAYLQIAERHGIDPVHLALAWCRTRPFMASAIFGATKMEQLDRALSSVEVTLSEEVLDEIDTAHRAHPMPY; encoded by the coding sequence ATGAAAATGAACCCGCTGGGCCGCACCGGCCTGATGGTGTCCGAGCTGTGCCTGGGCTCGATGACCTGGGGCACGCAGAATTCCGAAGCCGAAGGTCACGCGCAGATCGACCGGTCCCTGGAGGCCGGTATCAATTTCATCGACACCGCCGAGATGTATCCGGTCAATCCAATCAGCGCCGAGACCGTGGGCCGGACGGAGGAGATCATCGGCACCTGGCATGCCAAAAGCGGGCGGCGGGGGGCGTACATCCTGGCGACGAAGCATTCGGGCGAAGGCATGAAACATGTGCGCGACGGGACGCCGATTTCAGCCAAGACCATCCCGCAAACCGTTGAGGGATCACTGAAAAGGCTGCAGACGGATTACATTGATCTGTACCAGTTTCACTGGCCCAATCGCGGCAGCTACATGTTTCGGAAGAACTGGACCTATGACCCGTCGGATCAGAACCCGGCGGAGGTTCTGGACAACATGGCGGAGTGTCTGCAGGCGCTGCAACGCGAGGTGGACCGGGGCACGATCCGGCATTTCGGCCTGTCCAACGAAAGCGCCTGGGGCACGGCGCAGTGGTTGCGGATTGCAGAGGCCAATGACTGGCCGAGGGTGGCGTCGATCCAGAACGAGTATTCTCTGCTCTGTCGCCATTACGATACGGATCTGGCAGAGCTCAGCGCGCATGAGGATGTGGGGCTGCTGTCCTTCTCGCCTCTGGCAACGGGTTTGCTGACGGGCAAGTATCAGGACGGGGCGGTGCCCGACGGATCACGCATGTCTCTGAACGAAGAGCTGGGCGGACGCATCACGCCACGCGTTTTCCCGGCGGTGGATGCCTATCTGCAGATCGCCGAGCGACACGGGATTGACCCGGTGCATCTGGCCTTGGCCTGGTGTCGGACGCGACCGTTCATGGCCTCGGCGATTTTTGGGGCGACGAAGATGGAGCAGCTGGATCGCGCGCTGTCATCGGTCGAGGTGACCCTGAGCGAGGAGGTCCTCGACGAGATCGATACAGCCCATCGCGCCCATCCGATGCCTTACTGA